The genomic DNA tatattttttttttttattttttcataacaGAATGAATGTTAATTTTCTTGCTttaatatagtatttttatttttttaattaatttatcatatttataaaaataaattaacaatttttttaaaattatttatacatgttACATAGTTTTAAGGTATTCAAATAGTATTCAATAATTTTGACGTGTAtatatctcaaaaaaaatattaaatttaaaacacaaatacatccaaattaatAGATTGTACATAAACCATAAACCTGTAAATTATGTcgttataacttttttttaaaaatgtatataaaatctatctctattcaatttttttattagattatacaattttttagtTACTTAAATCAATTTCGAATAATTAAAATgggtaaaaatattaaaaataatacaccattaaaaaaaataatatgttcaaAACATCTATAAATATCAACTCATTTAAAAAcatgacaaattaattagaaaaataaaaataatatattaaaataatatgatagaagttttatgatttaagaaaaaacctgtgtgtttaaaattttgataaataaaccTTATATTtgcaaaattcaaatttagagTTAATTGAATGAAAACCCGTTGAAGTTCGATTTTAAatgacaattataatttaaaaaatagtattattaattttgtatgggaattgaaaaattaaaaagtgtATTTTCAACCTTTTCTAATGAATTAGTacttaataataaacaattttatttattttatgtttaaatattaaaaaaaatcaattaatttggTTGCGGCAAAGCTGGAAGAAGCTAAATGCAAGAGTTAGAAGGGAGAGATTCTCAACcgattcttcttctcttcttcttcaactttccCTGTTGGATTCTTCTTATAATACTTTGAAAAAGATAACTCTCGTTTATTCCATTGACAGGACCGATAAGATAATAACAACTTAAACAAACAAAACCAGATCTTCCATGGCAAGACAAGtaagattatatattatatataagaaaccttcattttcttcatcttcaaggTCCATCCTTCCCTTCCATATGACGTCTTCATCTCCGGCGCCGGAAAAAACCCAATTACCAATTTCTCTAACATTAGCGACGTCAAACACCAGTACAGTACCTTCATACCCCAAAACCGCTATACCTAAAGAAAGAAACCTAAAGCTAATCAACCTCTTACTATCCTGCGTCAACCACGCTTCCTCCGGCAATCTCCACCGCGCCGACGCCTGCCTCCGCAAAATCTCTCGTCTCTCCTCCCACTCCGGCGACTCATTTCAACGTCTTTCCGCCTGGTTAGCATCCGCCCTAGCAGTACGACTCATCAAACGTTGGCCTGGTTTGTTCAAAACGCTAATCGCTACCCCAGCTCTCGTTGATCCAATCCAACATAAATCGCTAACTACAAACACCATACCTTTCCTCAACTCAGCTTACACCGTCATGAATCGAGTATTAACCAAAGCCATGTCTAATGAGCGTTTGATCCACATTGTTGATCTTGGTTGCGGTGACCCCAACATGTGGATACCCTTTCTTCAAAACTTGTCGAATTCACACTTGAGGATCACGTGTGTGCACACCAGTAAAGCCATCCTCGACAATTTATACATAACCCTCTTAAAAGAGACAAACAGTTTATGCATAGAATTAGAATTCAATCCTTTGAATATAAGATTAAGTGATTTGAATCTTGACATGATGAATCTACGGCCATCTGAAACGCTAGCGTTCGCCGCCACTCTAAGTCTTCACGTCTTATTAacggatgatgatgatgataataataaGATGGGTGATTTTTTAGTGATGATAAGATCGACGTCGCCTAAGGTGTTTGTAATGGTGGAGCAAGAATCGGATCATAATCTGAACCGGTTGGAGGACCGGTTTGTGGAATCGATGCATTATTATAGTGCGGTATTTGAATCGATAAGTAAATTTTTTGTGGGGGATGAGAGATTGAGATTGGAACAAGTGTTTGGGAAAGAGATGGAAAATATATTGGCTTGTGAAGGGCGGGAAAGGGAAGAGAGGCACGAGAGGTTTGTGAAATGGTCAGGCCGATTTGAGAGATGTGGGTTTGGACCGGTGGGATTATGGTTCGGTTTGGGTGAGGAATTGGAAGAGATGGATGATGATGGTCTTAAGATGGTTTATCAAAGATCAGCACTTATCATATGTTGGTATACTAGACCTATTTATTCTGTTTCAGCATggaattaattgtatttatttatttatttattttaaatattaatcatttccCAAATATTAGTATAACATTTTGTGATAAGAATGTGAATAAGGTTACGATTTAGAATTCTACTTCTttggaattttttaaatttttttttgttaaatattagaCTAAATGGTATGGGAGttacaaatatttgttaaatattattaaaattttacatattaaataattgaGTTTATATATAGTAAAGACTATTTAAAACTGAGTTAacctttaaaattttataatttagaagGCTAATTACTTCTTTTTTTATAGGTAATTATTAAACTAGTCcaacttttaagattttaaatttacaaaaataaaattttattattttataaataattttgattttattttacagaaaaataataatttatatttataaattaaaagaatatattatttatttaaaaaatgtaattaatttgtatatataacattataacttattatataatgttatttatttattattattattatttaattaatttatatttaagtatacatttttattaaaaatgattaattaatagaaattttaattatataatattctttaaaactgaactcttaaaatcttatgTAAACTCTCTTATGTATAAACAGCCATTTAGGGAAAGACAATCTTGTGCagttatgaatgaaatattgatAAGTGGaacaaaatcaataatttttaccgAACggttaattaattgtttatcgCGGATTTAGTTAATCGATATTTTCACCTGTTTGACATTAGAACTATTTCTATACCCgtttaaactataaaattatagttatattttataatttatattaattattttttaaatattacaataatttagaattataattttaaaaaatatataattataaaaaaatatatggtaaaattctttttaaaaattgaattaccaTTCCGGTTTAAACCGGTTAACCAACGGACTAGGTACATAACCGGTAAAACCAATGCCAATATCATGGGTTAACCGATTGATGAAATGAACGACAAAATCGAACTTAGCCTAACCAGATATCTAATT from Impatiens glandulifera chromosome 9, dImpGla2.1, whole genome shotgun sequence includes the following:
- the LOC124916146 gene encoding scarecrow-like protein 3, with amino-acid sequence MTSSSPAPEKTQLPISLTLATSNTSTVPSYPKTAIPKERNLKLINLLLSCVNHASSGNLHRADACLRKISRLSSHSGDSFQRLSAWLASALAVRLIKRWPGLFKTLIATPALVDPIQHKSLTTNTIPFLNSAYTVMNRVLTKAMSNERLIHIVDLGCGDPNMWIPFLQNLSNSHLRITCVHTSKAILDNLYITLLKETNSLCIELEFNPLNIRLSDLNLDMMNLRPSETLAFAATLSLHVLLTDDDDDNNKMGDFLVMIRSTSPKVFVMVEQESDHNLNRLEDRFVESMHYYSAVFESISKFFVGDERLRLEQVFGKEMENILACEGREREERHERFVKWSGRFERCGFGPVGLWFGLGEELEEMDDDGLKMVYQRSALIICWYTRPIYSVSAWN